CGCGGGCCAGCCAGTAGGCCGCCAGCGGTGTGAGCGGCGCGAAGACGATCGAGATGACGCGGATCGCCTCCGTCAGCTCGATGTGGGCCAGCGAACCGATGGCCGCCGCCGTGTAGTGAAAGAGTGGCGAGTAGAAGGCGGGGAGCCCGGCGTACGGTCCACCCGGCAGCAGCTCTCCCGACTGGATCTCGGCCATCACCGCGCGGTGGTAGATGGTGTCGCCGGTCCAGAGCCACGTCTTGTGGACGAATACGCCGCCCTGGATGAAGAGGGCCGCCAGGGCGATGGCCCCGAGCAAGGCGAGCGTCCGGCGAGTTGAGAGGACGAAGCTGTCAGCGCCCGTAGCGACAGCGTCGCCGCTGGCGACCGCGGGAGCCGTCACGCGCGGCAACGCGTCCGATGGCGAGGAGACAGAGCGTGGCTCGGCGAAGCTCATGCTGGCAGTCGGGTCGCTCTGTCCACGAGTAGGGCTCACCAGGAGGCGCGCCTTCTGCGCCAGCCTCTTAAGACTGAGTGACTGTATCAGACGGTCCGGCCGCCGAGCCACCGAATCGCTCGCGGCGCCCAGGCCACGTGCATGATGAGCGCATCGTGCAGCGTCGTCGGAGCTTGAAAGCCCCGCCTACCCGACACCGTCGCGCTTCGGGAACGCCAGTGACCGTGCAATCGCCCTGCTGCGGCGGCAAGATACGGCCCGCCTGCCTGAACGGCGGTCAGGCAACCGGGCTACACTGGGCTGCGTCGCGACTCGGCGGGGGGCTAGCTGGCGGCGCAGACCTGCGAACGGGGGCCAGTTCCGATGTCCGACGCGCCACGCCGCTTGCCGCCCGACCTCGCCTATGACGCCGCGGCCGACGCCCGTCACCAGGAGCTGCGCGGCCAGTTCCTGCTGCGGCCTGACGTCACGTTCCTGAACCACGGCTCGTTCGGGGCCTGCCCGCGCTCGGTCTTCGAGCGGTACCAGGCGTGGCAACTTGAGCTGGAACAGCAGCCCGTCGAGTTCATCGGGCGGCGGGCGACGGCGCTGATGGCCGAGGCTCGGGCCGCGCTCGCAGCGTACCTCGGCGCGGACGCCGACGAGGTCGTCTACTTCCAGAACGTGACGGCGGCCCTCAACGTCGTGGCGCGCTCGCTGCCGCTGCGCGCGGGCGACGAGATCCTGACTACCAACCACGAGTACGGTGCGCTCGACCGGACCTGGACGTTCGTCTGCCAGAAGACGGGGGCACGGTACGTCAACCAGCCGCTGCCGAGCCGACTCGACGATCCCCACGATGTCGTCGAAGCGGTCTGGTCGGGTGTCACGCCACGCACACGAGTGCTGTTCCTCAGCCACATCACCTCGCCCACGGCCCTGATCCTGCCGGTTGCCGAGCTGATCGCGCGGGTTAGGGCGGCCGGCATCTGGACGGTGATCGACGGCGCGCACGCCCCGGGCCAGGTCGACCTGGACCTTCATGCGCTGGGGGCCGATTTCTACGGTGGCAACTGCCACAAGTGGCTGTGCGCGCCGAAGGGGGCCGGCTTTCTGTACGCCCAGAGGGACGTTCAGCACCTGCTGGAACCGCAGATCGTCAGCTGGGGCTGGCAGGCCCGCGACCCGAGCGGCTCGCGGTTCGTGGACGAGCAGGAGTACCAGGGCACGCGCGACATCTCGGCGTTCCTGACGGTGCCAGCAGCCATCGAGTTCTTGCAGGCGAACGACTGGCCGCGTGTTCGCGCCGAGTGCCACCAGCTGGTGCGGATGGCCCGTGAGGAGATCGCGGAGATCACCGGGCTGCCACCGCTGACGCCCGACTCGCCGGCCTGGTTCGCGCAGTTGGGCGCGATCCCGCTGCCGCCGGGTGACGAGAAGGCGTTCAAGGCCCGGCTCTACGACGAGTACCGGGTCGAAGCACCGATTGTCGCCTGGGCGGGCCAGCGGTTCGTGCGGGTATCGGCGCAGGGCTACACGACGCAGGCCGACATCGAGCGGCTGACGCGCGCCGTCGGCGAGATCCTCGCGTCCGAACGCTGAGCGACCGGGCAGGATTCAGCGGGCAACGCGAAGCGCCCTGGCAGTCTGCCAGGGCGCTTGAACGGTTCGGCGTCGGGCGTAGAGTCTAGGCGACCGGCGTGTTGTTGGCCGGCACCTGGATCTTGTCACCCTCGTAGAGCACGCGGTCAGCCTTGCTCCAGCCGTTGGCGGCCAGCAGCTGCTCGACGGTCACGCCGTGCTTCGCGGCGACGCTGGTCGGCGTGTCACCGTCCTCAACGGTGTAGTTGACCGAAGCCGGCGTGGCGACAGGCGTCGTCACCGCCGCGGGAGCGGCCGGAGCCGGTGCGGTCTTCGGCGCCTCAACAGCGGCCGGAGCGGCTGGAGCAGCCGGCCGAGCCGGTGCCGCGGGTGCTGGCGGTGTCTCGTCTTCCACCGAACCATCAGCAGCGCCCCGGAACTCCCGGATGCCCTTGCCGAGGGCCTGGCCGACCTCGGGAAGCTTTCCAACCCCAAAGATCAAAACGATGATGACGAGGATGATGATGAGCTCTGGGGCCCCCAGCGTCGGCATCATGTCCCTCCCGATAATTGTCACAGCCGAAGGCCGGACGCACGCTATGGTACCATACTCAACGGAGGCGCTGGCTACGTGGTATCGCCCCTCAGTCAGAGGATAGAGCGTCCTGCGCGGCCGAAGGTACCATTTCTGAGCGCCGCCGCCCTCTTCGTCTTGTTTGTCCTGACATTCAGCGCCAGGACCGTCGGCCTGTCGCTCTTTGTGACGCCGGACGAAGACAACTGGATGCGCCGGACCGGCAACTTCGCCCAGGCGCTGCGCCAGGGCGACCTCGCCCGCACCTTCCAGAGCGGCCATCCTGGGGTCACCACGATGTGGATCGCGCGGGCGGGGATCGGACCGGACGCCGAGCGGCTGGCCGGCATCACAACCCAGGACAACCCGGTCACCCGAACGCCCGGCTTCATGGACCTGCTGGTCCGGGCGCGGCTGGCGATGATCCTGGTCAACTCGCTGCTGCTGGTCGGGATCGTCGGGCTGGCAGCGCGCCTCCTCGGCCTCTGGCCAGCCCTGATCGGCGGCGTGATTCTGGCACTCGACCCTTTTCTGGCGGCCCACGGGCAGGTGGTGCACGTGGACGGGCTCTCGGCTGGCTTCATGACGCTGGCGATGCTCGCGGCCGGTGTCTACTGGTGGGCGCGCGGCGGCATCGGCTACCTGATCCTGTGCGGTATCGCTGCTGGACTGGCGGTCCTCACGAAGGCGCCCTCGCTTGTGCTTGGCGTTCTGGTGCCAGCGGTGGCGCTCTCCGCGCCGCTGGTGGACCGAGAGGCGTGGCCCTGGCCACGTGTCGTCAGGATGCTTCTGCTGGCCGGTGCTGTCGGTGTGGCCGTCGTCTTCCTGCTCTGGCCGACGCTGTGGGTTGCGCCGATGGCGTCCGTCGAGCGGTTCGTGCGCTTCACCCTCGAGACCAGCTCCGAGCATCGCCCGGGCAACTTCTTCCTGGGGCAGCCGGTGGCCGATCCGGGACCGTGGTACTACCCGGTGGCGGTGATGTTTCGGATCTCGCCGCTGGCGCTGGCGGGGATGATCGCGCTGGCCGTCCTGCTGCCGCCCGCCGAAAAGCGCCGACCGACGCTCCTGTTGCTGCTGACAGGGATCGGTTTCATCCTGTTCATCTCGCTGGCCGGCAAGAAGCTCGACCGGTACACCCTGCCGATCTTCCCCTCACTGGATCTGCTGGCCGGCCTCGGCCTCTGGACGATGGGCGAGTGGATCGCGCCGTACATCGTGCGGGCCGGCCTCTCGGCTGCGCAGCGGAGCCTGCTGGCAGCAGGCGCGCTGGTGGCGCTCACCATCGGACAGGCCATTCCGCTGGCCATGGTCGCGCCGTACCCGCTGGCCTACTACAACCCGCTGGTCGGGGGCGGCCCGGCGGCCGGCCGGATGATCCTGGTGGGCTGGGCCGAGGGGCTGGACCAGGTTGCCGACTACCTCAACGCCCAGCCGAACCCCGAGCGCCAGTTGATCGCCGTGTACTTCCCGCTGGAGCTGAACTTTCAGGGGATGGTCAAGGGGACGGTGACGCAATTTGGCGACCCACGCCCGGTGACACACGTAGTGGACTACGTGAACGCCGCGCAGCGCGGGCATACGCCACCCGAGGTCGCAGGCGTGCCGCCCGTGAAAGATGTCTGGATCAACGGCATCCTGTATGCGCGGGTCTACCAACTCGACCCGCCACGCCGGGTACGGTGAGTCCGACGAGGCCGCTGAACGTCGAGAGGGTCCGAGGACTGCCAGTCCTCGGACCCTCTCGATGCTGACGGCTGACAGAGCGGCGGTCGTCAGCGTCCGCGAACCGGCGTGAAGCCCGTCCGCGCGGTCACCGCGCCGCCCCGACCGCTGCAGGTCACGTCGACCGGGACGTAGTGGCCGTAGGTCGAGCCCTTGGCGTCGAGCGTGAACGATGCCACGCCGTTGCCGTTGGTGCGGAAGCCGCCGTCCGGCTGCTTGATGGTGTTGGTGCGGAAGTAGACGGTCGCCATGCAGGAGGCGCCGGCCAGCGGCGCGCCGTTCTGCGTCGCCTTGACGCTGATGGTCACGACGGCGTTCTCAGAGATCGGGTTGACCGGTGAGGCGCTGGCGGCCAGCTCGAACGGGCCACCCGTCGCCTGCGCCGCTGGTGGCGGGGCCGGCGCCTGGGGCTTCGGCGCGGCGGCCGCCGCCTGCTGCTGGGCCTGCGCGGCAGCCTGCTGGGCTGGGCTGTTCGGCTGCACATTGCTCGAAGGTGGCGGCGGGATCGGTGCGAGGGTCGGCTTGCCGACTGGCTGCTGGGCCGGCGACTCCGTCTGCGCGGCTGCGGCGGCCTGGGCGGCCGGCTGCGCCGGGGCGGCTGCCGGTGGCTGGGACGCGCCTGAGGCCGGCAGACCCGGCAGCCGGTCCGCGACGGCCGGCGCGATCTCGACGGACGGCTGGGTCGCCGCTGGCTGCGCCGGGGGAGGGGCCGGTGCGGCAGCCTGTGGCGCGGCCGGCGCCGCGTTCGCCTCGGGTGCGGGCTGCTGCGCTGCCGCCGCCGGCGGCTCCGGCGCGCCGACGGCGCTGGCGTCAGCCGGCACGACGACGGTCGCTGCTGGGGTCTGCGTCAGCTGCGACTCGGTCACGGGGAACATCGCTTGAAGGCCGAGCCACAGGCCAGCGAGCGCCGCCACGCCAATCGCCCCCCGCACGAACCAGACCCGGGGATCCGGTCCCCGGCCCGGCGCCGGTCGCCGGGCCGTGCGAATGGGGCGGACGTCAGCTCGCCGGACTACGCGGTCGTAGCCAGGGGTGGTGGGGATGCGCCGAATGTTCTCCGGCGTCTCCGCTGGGAGATCGTCGTCGCGGTCGTCGAACGGATCGTAGACTGGTGTGCGTCTCACGGCGAGCACTCCGGTGGTGGCATCAGCAACGGCGTTCCTCCGGTAGACGGACGGCGCGCCTGAACGTCGCGGCGCAGGGGTGAGGCGTGACGGTCCTGGCGCGGCATTTGCCGCCTGAGGCACGAGGTTTGGGCCATTCTAGGTGCGGCTCGGCGGACATGCGCGCCGTGCGGCGTCACAGGCCGACCACTAGGCCGACACAGGCGCGTCGCGGCCGGGCGGCCACTCGAAAGGGGCGCGGCCGGGCCGCCGGAACGACCGATGCGTGCCCAGGACGGGCTGCGTCCACGGGAAACATATCGACCTCTGCAGCCAGTGTGACAGAAGAGCAGACGGCCAGGCTGGCCCAAGCATTGACAACAACGTTATCAAGGATCTAGAATGGCTCGTGGGAGGCTCCAGGCGTGGGCCGCCCCGCACTTTCTGATGGGATATGGTGAGCCGGCATGGCGAGGCGAGACTACTACGACGTGCTGGGTGTGTCTCGGTCGGCCTCGGAGAAGGACATCCGTGCGGCCTACCGTAAGCTCGCCCGGCAGTACCATCCGGATCTGAACCCGAACAACAAAGAGGCCGAGACCAAGTTCAAGGAGATCGGCCAGGCCTACGAGGTCATCGGCGATGCTGAGAAGCGCAAGCTGTATGACCGCTGGGGCCACGATTTCGAGAAGATCGAGCAGGCTCGCAAGTCGGGCGCTGGCTCGGCCGGGGCTGGGGCCGGGCCGTTTGGGTCTGGCGGCTTCGGTGCGGGGTCGGGCGGCTTCGGCTCCGGTCCGTTCACCTGGGGCGGCGGCTCCCAGACTGGCGGCGGCGCGACCGTCGACGACGACATGCTGGGCGGACTGTTTGACCAGATCCTCGGCGGGATGGGTCGGGGGGCTGGCCGCCGGGGCGGACCACAGCGCGGCGAGGACTACGACCATCCCGTCAGCCTGACCCTTGAAGAGGCGAACGCCGGCACCACCCGCCTGATCCAGATCACACCGACCAGCGGCGCACCGCTGACCATCGAGGCGAAGATTCCGGCTGGCGTGGCAGACGGCGCGCGCGTGCGGATCGCCGGCAAGGGTGGCCCGGGCATCGCTGGTGGCCTGTCCGGCGACCTGTTTCTGGTCGTCTCGATCAGGCCGCACCCGCGCTTCGTGCGCGAGGGTGACGACCTGACCGTCAAGGTGGAGGTGCCGCTGTACACGGCGGTGTTGGGCGGTGAGGTGCTGGTCCCCACCGTGAAGGGCAGCCGGCTGGCGTTGAAGATCGGGCCGGAGACCAACAATGGCCAGCGGATTCGTCTCGCCGGCCAGGGCATGAACAAGCTCGACGGCTCGCGCGGCGATCTGTACGCCGAGATCAGGATCGTGATGCCGACGGGGCTCTCCGAGCGCGAGCGCGAGCTGTTCACCGAGCTGGCGGCGTTGCGGGGGAGCTAGGTCATGGCTGAACGCACCAGCGCACAGGAGCAGATGGCCGACATGGCCTGCTTCGTCATCAGCGTGGCGGCCCGGCTGCTCAACGTCCACCCGCAGACCCTCCGCTACTACGAGCGGGCCGGCCTGATCGAGCCGTCTCGCTCGCGTGGGAACATTCGCCTGTACTCGGCGCGGGACATCGAGCGAGCGCAGCAGATCAAGCGGCTGATCGAGGATCTCGGCGTGAATCTGGCCGGCGTCGACGTGATCCTGAAGCTCACCGAGCGGATCCGCGAGCTGGAGCACGAGAACGAAGCGCTCCGAACGGACCGTGCTGCGGGGATGCGCGGCAAGCCAGCCGAATCGGCCAGGTAGCAACGTGCCAGGATCGGCGGCCCCGATCCTGGTATCCTTACGCCAGCGACCGGCGCTTCCGGCGTCCGGCGATCCGTCCGGGTCCGCCCGGGCGTAGACTCTCTGACACCCCACCTTTGACGGGGCGACCCCGAGTCGGAGCGACTATGGCCCACGACATGTTTCGAATTGACGACGAGCAGCCGGAGGCTGCGCGTCAACTGCATGCGTCGATCCGCAAGACCCTCTGGGACTATGAGCCGCTCCGTGCGACGCGCCCCGTGCTCGACATCTCGGTGCGCGACGGGCTGGTGACGCTCAATGGTCGGGTGCGGACCCTGGCGATCAAGGAGATCTCGGAGTACATGTTGCTCCGCGTGCCAGGGATTCGCGCTGTCCGCAACGAGCTGATCGCTGATCCCGAAGTTGTGCGAGCGGTCGCCGACGCGATCGCTGCCGACTCGGAGCTTGGCCCGACCTGCCCGATCATCGAGGCGCGCGACGGCGTGGCGGTGCTGGCCGGCGAGATGCCGTCTGAAGAGACGGCGCAGCGCGTCGTCGAGCTGGCGGCCTCAGTGCCGAATGTGGTCTCGGTGACCAGCCACCTGCGCGTACTGCCCCCGAAGGCCGTGCTGGCCACCAACGGCGTCGCGTACGGTGCGGCGAACAGCTCGGTGGCGGTGGCGACGCCGGAGGAGCCCGGCGCCGCATGAGTCAAGAAGTCGGGACGAAGCGCGAGAAGCGCCTGGCTGCCCGCGAGCAGCGCAAGACGCAGGCGGCCCTCGCTCAGCGGCGCGCACGCATGACCCAGATCCTGGTGCTGGTCGTGGCCGCCGTGTTGCTGGTCGGCGTCGTGGCGATTGGCGTCAGCACGCAGATGTTCGGGCTGATGAGCGGGTCTATCGCGCCGATTGGGCGGGCGGTGGCGCTCGAGGGCGCCGATCATGTCGCGGACGGCACGATGCCGGTCTACAAGTCGCGCCCGCCAGCATCGGGGCCGCACTACAACACCTGGCTTCAGAGCTACGGGTTCATGGACCCGGCCCCACCAACCGGTAGCTGGCTTCACAACCTGGAGCATGGGGCCGTGGCGATTCTCTACAACTGCGCGTCTGCCTGCCCGGACCTCGAACAGCAGTTGAAAGATCTGTACACGGAGCTGCCGCTCGCGCCCAACACTCAGCGTGGCGGGGCGCGGGCGGTGATCCTGCCGTATACAGACATGGACACCAGGATCGCGGTGGTGGCGTGGGGCTGGATCCTCGAGCAGGATCAGCTCGACAAGGACCAGATCCTCAAGTTCTACGACCAGCGCATCAACCGTGGGCCGGAGTGCCAGAACTTGCGCTGCCCGACACCGTAGTACGTTGCCATGCTGGATGTGACGGGTGTGTCATCCCGACCGCGGCGAGGCACGAGCACACCCCTCCGTCATCCCGACCGCGGCGAGGCACGAGCGGAGTGGAGGGATCTTCTCCTTCTTGGCGTGAGGAAGATCCCTCCACTCCGCTCGCACGCTCGCTCCGCTCGGGCTGACTGGTATGATGCCGCCTTCTGCGCGGTGGAGTAGTAGGCGAGTTCTCAGTCTTCAGGTATCAGTCCTCAGCGATGAGAAAAGGGGCGGTCCGGAGATTCCGGACCGCCCCTTTTCTCATCGCTGAGGACCGACGACTGACAGCTGTAGGGTCTCGCAGATAGTGAGGCTGGACGGCCGGATACGCGGCGTTTGTCTCAGAGATCGTGCGCCGGGCGGTCGTCGCGGGCGGCCTCACGGCGTGCTGTCTCACAGTTCTTGAGACTGGCCTCGGTCTGGCCGATAGTGCTCCATTCACCTCACTCGAGGGGAGGGAGCGATGCCAGTCCGCACGCCGTCCAACCGTGGTGGCAACACCATCGGCTGGTTTGCCTCCTACAAGATGCGCCGGAGCATCGCCTACGAGAGCCTGCTGGAGTGCGACTACCTCTACCTTCTCGATTTCGACGAAGAGGTGGCCGCGTTCGAGGAGCAGCCGCTCACCATCACCTACCAGCACGCCGGGCGCACCCATCGCTACACGCCCGATTTCCGGGTCAGCCAGGGCGGACACGAGCTGCTGATCGAGTGCAAGCCGCTGGCGCTGGTGGGCACCGACGAGAATCGCCGCAAGTTCGCCGCCGGGGAAGCGTGGGCAGCCGAGCACGGCCACCAGTTCCAGGTCGTCACCGAGCGGGAGATCCGTCAGGGGTGCCGGGTCGAGAACGTCCGGCTCCTAACCCAGTTCGCGCGCTACCCGGTCGAGCCGGCGGTCCGGACGCGCATCCTCGGGGTGGTGTCCGCCACGCACGGGCCGCTGACGCTCGGTCAGTTGGCCGACGGGGTGGCGCTGCATGAGCCGGCCAGCGCAATGGTGCCGGCCATCCTGCACCTCGCCTACCAGCACGAGCTGATCGTTCCGCTCGACGACGCCAGGATCACTGGCAAGACCGCCGTCTGGCGCCCGGCGCGGCAGAGCGCCCAGACCACGGAGTAGGAGGGTGCCATGGGCGTGCATCGCTTCGTCACCGGGGCTTGCGTGGCCTGGCAGGACCGGGTCTACACCGTCACCAACCATCAGCCGCACGGGATGGTCACCCTCCGCGCCGTAGGAGATGGGGCGGAACAGACCGTCGCCGAGGACGTACTGCGGCGAGCGCTCTTCGCCGGCGACCTGACGTTCGTTCCCACGAGCCGGCCCGGGCAACAGCCATCTGATGGGGACCGTGTTCCGATCGAGCGGTTCTCGCCCTGGGAGGCGTATCCGGCGTCCTTGCGAGCGGTCGCCGAGCATCGCCTGGCCGTCCTGGAGCCGTTGCTGAACATGGGCCCACAGGCCTGGCCGCGCCACCTCGTCGAGGAGCGGGTGCGGACGGTACAGCGCGGTTGGGATGCTGCCCCGGCCAACCGGACGCTGCACCGGACGGTCAGCGTCGCCTCGGTCTACCGCTGGCGTGAGCGGTACGTCTCAGCCGGCAACGACGTCCGCGCCCTGATCCCCGCCACCCGGCGACGCGGCGGCACGGGCCGCTCGCGCCTTGCCGCCATCGACGACCTGGTCAGCGCGGTCATCAACGATCTGTACTTCAAGCGCGAGCGGGTGACCATCGACGACCTCCTGCATGAGGTCGCGCGCCGGATTGCGGAGACGAACGCCGAGCGGCCCGAGGCGGAGCGGCTCAGCGTGCCCTCGCGGGCCACCATCGGGCGGCGGGTCGCGGCGCTCGACGCACAGGCGACGTTCACCGCCAAGCACGGCCAGCACGCGGCACGCCGCCACTTCACCCAGTGGGGCGAAGCGACGGAGCCGGACCGCCCGTTGGCGCGGGTCGAGATCGACCACACGCGCATCCCGGTGATCGTCATCGACGAGCACGATAACCTGCCGCTCGGCCGCCCGGTCCTGACCTACTGCCTCGACGTCGCCACACGCTACCCGCTCGGCTACTACCTCGGCTTCGAGCCGTTTAGCTACTACGCGGTCATGGAGTGCCTCTACCACGCGATCCGCCCGAAAGAGAGCAGCCGCGAGCGCTACGGCTGCGAGCAGGAGTGGCTGGCCTACGGCGTCCCGGCCGTGCTGGTGACCGACAACGGCTGGGAGCTGATCGGGCGCGACCTGCGCGACGCTAGCCTGACGCTGGGCATCACGCTACAGCAGACGCCCGTCCGAACCCCGGAGTTCAAGGGCAGCATCGAGCGCTCTTTCTCGACCCTCGACACCGGGCTGTTCACCACCCTACCCGGGACGACCTTCGCCAACCCACGAGCGCGCGGCGACTACGACAGCGTCGACGAGGCCTGCCTCTCGATGCGGGACCTGGATCGGCTGCTCCACCTGTTCATCGTCGATCGCTACGCGATGGATCAGCACGCCGGGCTCGGCGGCGAGACGCCGGCCCACCGCTGGGCGACGCTCAGCGCCGACCCGTTCGCCTTCCTGCCGTACGTGCCCGGCAGCGCCGACGACCTGAAGGTGCTGCTCGGTCGGGTGACGCAGCGGACCGTCCAGCCGTACGGGATCGAGCTCGAGGCGCTGCGGTACAACGGCGCCGAGCTGGCAGCGCTCCGGGACCGGCTGAAACCCGGCCAGAAGGTCACGGTGAAGTACCACCCGGGCGACCTGAGCCGGATCCACGTCCTCGACCCCTATGCCGAGCGGTACCTCGAGATCCCCGCCCTGGCGCGGCAGTACACCGAGGGCCTCTCGCTCTGGAAACACCGGGTGCTGCGGGCGCAGGTGCTAGCCGAACAGGAGCGGCTCGACCTGGCAGGGCTGGGCCGGGCCAAGCGCGCGATGCAGCAGATCGTTGAGCAGGCCCGGGACCGGAAGCGGACGAACGCCCGCCTGGCGCGCTGGACGACCGGCGGCGCGCCGTTCCGCGACCTTGAGCCACCGGCGTCGGGCGAGCGGGCCGGCCGGACGCCCGAGGAGAGCACCACCTCGAACCCCGCCGACGAGACCGGCCCAGCCGACGACGAGCTGGAGGCGTTGCTGGCAACGCTCAGCCCGGAGGACGCGGGCTGGCGGCTCAGCTTCCCGTCGTCGGGCAAGGAGCCTGAGCGTGGGCCACGAGAGGAGGTCGAGGCATGAGCACGGCAAGCCTGGGCATCGACCGCGTCAGCCACGACGGGGCGGGCGCGATCACGCGGGCGTACGGCGCCTTCATCAGCTACCCGCGCCTCGATGCGCTGCACCGGGAGATCAGCCGCTGCCAGCAGCTCTCACGGCTGGCCAATGAGCCGCAGTGCATGGCGCTCGAAGGCGCGACCGGGACCGGCAAGACGACCCTGATCCGGCACTACGCCGCCGCCTTCCCCAGGATCGAGACGACGACCGGGAGCCGGATCCCGGTGCTCTACGTCGAGACGCCGTCGCCGATCCGACCGAAGTGGGCCGCCTCAGCGATCCTCGAGCGGCTGGGCGACCCGGCCGCCGACCGGGGCACCTTCGACGCGATGAACGCCCGCCTGGTCAAGCTGCTTGGGGCCTGCGCAGTCGAGCTGGTGATCCTGGACGACTTCCATCACGTGATCGAACGTGAGACCAACCGGATCCTGGCGCTGGTCTCCGACTGGTTGAAGGTACTGATCAAGAACTCGGGCGTGCCGTTCCTGGTGGTGGGGATCGACGGCCAGGTCGAGCGGATCCTGCGTGCGAACGACCAGCTCTCGCGGCTGTTCGCGGCGCGGGAGACGCTGGCGCCGTTCACCTGGGACACGGCCGATGCGGACTCGGTGGCCCAGTTCGGGCGGTTCGTGCTCCTGGCCGAGCGGGCGATCGGTCTGCCGCTGACCACGGCGCTCAGCCGGGCCGCGCTGCTCGGCCTGATCTACGACGCGACCGGAGGCGTCGTCGCCAACGTTATGAACCTGCTGCGCTACGCCCAGCTCCTGGCCCTCGAGCGCGGCGGCAGCGCCGTCGAGCTTGACGATCTCCGGCTGACCTTCGAGAAGCGGCTGGCGAAGCACCTGGCGCCCCGGCCCAACCCGTTCGCCGTTCCGAGCGGGGGCACGGGATCACGTGACGGTCCTGCCCGGTCCGCCAGCGTCTCCAGAT
This genomic stretch from Chloroflexota bacterium harbors:
- a CDS encoding aminotransferase class V-fold PLP-dependent enzyme, with product MSDAPRRLPPDLAYDAAADARHQELRGQFLLRPDVTFLNHGSFGACPRSVFERYQAWQLELEQQPVEFIGRRATALMAEARAALAAYLGADADEVVYFQNVTAALNVVARSLPLRAGDEILTTNHEYGALDRTWTFVCQKTGARYVNQPLPSRLDDPHDVVEAVWSGVTPRTRVLFLSHITSPTALILPVAELIARVRAAGIWTVIDGAHAPGQVDLDLHALGADFYGGNCHKWLCAPKGAGFLYAQRDVQHLLEPQIVSWGWQARDPSGSRFVDEQEYQGTRDISAFLTVPAAIEFLQANDWPRVRAECHQLVRMAREEIAEITGLPPLTPDSPAWFAQLGAIPLPPGDEKAFKARLYDEYRVEAPIVAWAGQRFVRVSAQGYTTQADIERLTRAVGEILASER
- the tatA gene encoding twin-arginine translocase TatA/TatE family subunit, with amino-acid sequence MMPTLGAPELIIILVIIVLIFGVGKLPEVGQALGKGIREFRGAADGSVEDETPPAPAAPARPAAPAAPAAVEAPKTAPAPAAPAAVTTPVATPASVNYTVEDGDTPTSVAAKHGVTVEQLLAANGWSKADRVLYEGDKIQVPANNTPVA
- a CDS encoding glycosyltransferase family 39 protein; amino-acid sequence: MFVLTFSARTVGLSLFVTPDEDNWMRRTGNFAQALRQGDLARTFQSGHPGVTTMWIARAGIGPDAERLAGITTQDNPVTRTPGFMDLLVRARLAMILVNSLLLVGIVGLAARLLGLWPALIGGVILALDPFLAAHGQVVHVDGLSAGFMTLAMLAAGVYWWARGGIGYLILCGIAAGLAVLTKAPSLVLGVLVPAVALSAPLVDREAWPWPRVVRMLLLAGAVGVAVVFLLWPTLWVAPMASVERFVRFTLETSSEHRPGNFFLGQPVADPGPWYYPVAVMFRISPLALAGMIALAVLLPPAEKRRPTLLLLLTGIGFILFISLAGKKLDRYTLPIFPSLDLLAGLGLWTMGEWIAPYIVRAGLSAAQRSLLAAGALVALTIGQAIPLAMVAPYPLAYYNPLVGGGPAAGRMILVGWAEGLDQVADYLNAQPNPERQLIAVYFPLELNFQGMVKGTVTQFGDPRPVTHVVDYVNAAQRGHTPPEVAGVPPVKDVWINGILYARVYQLDPPRRVR
- a CDS encoding J domain-containing protein gives rise to the protein MARRDYYDVLGVSRSASEKDIRAAYRKLARQYHPDLNPNNKEAETKFKEIGQAYEVIGDAEKRKLYDRWGHDFEKIEQARKSGAGSAGAGAGPFGSGGFGAGSGGFGSGPFTWGGGSQTGGGATVDDDMLGGLFDQILGGMGRGAGRRGGPQRGEDYDHPVSLTLEEANAGTTRLIQITPTSGAPLTIEAKIPAGVADGARVRIAGKGGPGIAGGLSGDLFLVVSIRPHPRFVREGDDLTVKVEVPLYTAVLGGEVLVPTVKGSRLALKIGPETNNGQRIRLAGQGMNKLDGSRGDLYAEIRIVMPTGLSERERELFTELAALRGS
- a CDS encoding helix-turn-helix transcriptional regulator; the encoded protein is MADMACFVISVAARLLNVHPQTLRYYERAGLIEPSRSRGNIRLYSARDIERAQQIKRLIEDLGVNLAGVDVILKLTERIRELEHENEALRTDRAAGMRGKPAESAR
- a CDS encoding BON domain-containing protein; amino-acid sequence: MAHDMFRIDDEQPEAARQLHASIRKTLWDYEPLRATRPVLDISVRDGLVTLNGRVRTLAIKEISEYMLLRVPGIRAVRNELIADPEVVRAVADAIAADSELGPTCPIIEARDGVAVLAGEMPSEETAQRVVELAASVPNVVSVTSHLRVLPPKAVLATNGVAYGAANSSVAVATPEEPGAA
- a CDS encoding DUF3105 domain-containing protein, whose translation is MSQEVGTKREKRLAAREQRKTQAALAQRRARMTQILVLVVAAVLLVGVVAIGVSTQMFGLMSGSIAPIGRAVALEGADHVADGTMPVYKSRPPASGPHYNTWLQSYGFMDPAPPTGSWLHNLEHGAVAILYNCASACPDLEQQLKDLYTELPLAPNTQRGGARAVILPYTDMDTRIAVVAWGWILEQDQLDKDQILKFYDQRINRGPECQNLRCPTP
- a CDS encoding TnsA endonuclease N-terminal domain-containing protein, which produces MPVRTPSNRGGNTIGWFASYKMRRSIAYESLLECDYLYLLDFDEEVAAFEEQPLTITYQHAGRTHRYTPDFRVSQGGHELLIECKPLALVGTDENRRKFAAGEAWAAEHGHQFQVVTEREIRQGCRVENVRLLTQFARYPVEPAVRTRILGVVSATHGPLTLGQLADGVALHEPASAMVPAILHLAYQHELIVPLDDARITGKTAVWRPARQSAQTTE